The genomic window AAAATAACCCTGAAATATTTGAAAAATTAAGAGAAGTTTGCCCTGAAAGGGTTAAAGATAACTGGGATTGCGTAGTTGAGCTTTATCGTTATAATTTAAAACTTTCAAAAAGTATTTATCCGTATTTGGCTATATTGGAAAACATTTTGAAAATAAAGATAAGTGAATATTTAAAGCAAAAATATCATGAAAACTGGTATTGCGATGAAAGCTTATTTTTTAATGCTTTGGGATTTGATGATTTTGATAAAAAAATATTTGAAAAGTATTTTAACCACAAAATAAATAAATTTGTAAGGGAAGATTTAATAAAAGAGTATAAAGAAGAAAAACTTCAGGATAAAACGGATAAAATTAAAAGTAAAATCCAGAAAATTAAGCAGGTTATTTCTATCTTATCTGATGCAAGAGATTATAGACTTACAAATAAAAATCCTGGTTTACAAGGTTTTATAGAAACAAAACCGACTCTAAATTATTGGATTACTTTGTTGGAAATCAAAAAATTGTATGAAATTCAGGAAAATAATAAAATAGAAGACGAAAATAATGAATTTAAAATATCAATAAAGGATATTTTCCCTAATGTAGATACAGAAAATATCAGGAATTTAAGAACCATTGCCCAAAAACTTGATGATATAAGACTTTTAAGAAATGATATTTCGCATTATAACCAAATAATTTGCAGAAAAATTGCAGGAAAATTAAAATTATGGGATATTTACAAAAATATTACGGAAATTTTCTATTTTTTGGGTTGTGTTGATGTAAATTGGATGATTGGTGATATAAGTTGTTGCAACAATGGTTCTTTCGAATCTCTTTATAAAGATTTTGAGTTTATCCATCAATACGAAATTAACCTGACCAAAATTTCTTAAAATCTAGTATAAGTAGCATATTACAAATTAATTAAATTTTCCCTTCTATTATTTCTTTTAAAGCCTGTTCATGTGTAGTGCCATTTTTTTTACAGTAATATTCCAGCCATTTCATGCATTCTTGAATTTCTTCGCCGCAAAGTTTTTCCAAATTCTTTTTGGGTTTGCCATCTTCCCAGCTAAGATAATCAAGTAAAAGTTGTGCTGAATGTTTATCAGGTTTGGAAGTTTTGACTTTAATCAGTTCTATATCTTCGTGTAGAGATACGATTACACCGATTACATCGTCAATTAATATTTTAAAATCATTGCCGATGCCTTGAATCATTGTCCTTGAATCTATTTTATTCATAAAATTATCCTTATGCTTTTGTAACAGTTGCATTTTAGCTTATGCTGCGTAACTCCTGTGCCTAAAAAGAAATTGTGCAGTATTTGTCTGCAAATTTTACAAAAAGATAATTTTTGAAACAGAGCAACACATTTCCTGCTAAAACACTTCCATTTCGATAACTGCGATTTATAATCTGCAATGACATGAATTAAACGGAAATAATGTTAATGCTTGAAAAAACAATTGACACGACAAAAATATGGCTGGATGTAAAATCTGTAGCCGGACTAAAAGGAGTTACAGAACGTGCAGTTCGCCTCGCACTTAGAAATAGCAATAAATATATATTTAAAACAGAAGATGTTAGGGGCGGTAAAACGTATAAAATATGTTTAAGTTCATTAGAGGCTGAACTACAGACAAAATTTCTTAACGAATATTATCAGGCTCTTGTTCTTGAAGAAAATGAAACTGTTGATTTAGATATTCAGCCAACTAAAGAAAAAATTATTCCTGAAAGTATGAAACGAATTGCACTTGCGAGATTAGACCTTTTAAAACTGTGGAAAGAATATATTAAGGGCAAAACAAATAAGTGCAAGGCAAATGAAGAGTTTTTACAGCTATACAACACGGGAGAATTCTATAAAGATATATTTGAAGTATTAAAAACGACATCAATAGGAAGTCTGTACAGATGGAAAGCAAAACTTGCAGGGACAACAGACTGGACAAGGCTCGTTCCTGATTATCAATTTAAAGGTTCACGGGAATGCCGGACTTCGCTTACTCAAGATGAAATACAAATTTTTATGAAAATTCTTTTAAATCAAAACAGGTTTTCTATAAGCAAGGCAACGAGTTTAACCAAGCACATCCTGAATAAACGAGGTATAGAAATTCATGCAAGGGATATTACATACAGAAGATATGCGGAACATTTTAAAAAGTTTAATTATGACAAATGGATCCTTGCAAGAGAAGGAATGAAGGCGCTTAAAGACAAAGTAGAATCATATTTGGTTCGTGATGCTTCAGTGCTGGATGTGGGTTCAGTACTAATTGCCGATGGGAAACTTCTTAATTTCCAAGTTATCAACCCTTTTACAGGAAAACCATGCAGGGTACACCTTGTAGGATTTTTGGATTGGAAGTCTGGAGGACTTGTAGGGTTTGAAATTATGCTGGAAGAAGACACGCAATGTATTGCCTCTGCCTTAAGAAATGCGATTTTAAACTTGGGAAGAATTCCTGATATTGTTTATCAGGATAACGGCAAAGCGTTTAAAGCAAATTTTTTCACGGGAAACAAAGATTTTGAAGAATTAGGGTTTAACGGAATATACGGCAAACTCGGGATAAAACCTGTCTATGCAGCTCCGTATAATGCCAGAGCAAAAGTTATCGAAAGATTTTTTCTGGAATTTCAGGAAGGATTTGAAAAATTACTTCCTTCATATATTGGAAGCAGTATTGAAAACAAACCGGCGTATATGAAAAGAAATGAAAAACTGCATAAAGAAATACATAACGGATATGTGCCAACGATTCAAGAAGCAATAGACTTGATTAACTGCTGGTTAGAATACAAGCATAGCCTTCCTTGCCCGAATGTTAAGAGCAGAACAATCGCTGAAGTCCTTGCCACAGTCAAAAAGCAAAATATTAATGAGCAAGAACTTGATGATCTTATGATGGCACAGGAAATAATGACCATTCACAGAAACGGAATTAGGTTTTTAAAGCAGGATTACTATGATGATACACTTTATGGAATCAGGGACAAAGCCATAATCAAGTATAGCCTGTTTGATTTGAGTTTTATCAAAGTTTATTCCTTAAAAAATGAATTTTTATGCAGGGCAGAGAGAATAACCAGTACACATCCGATGGCGGAACACCTTGGAGATATTTCAGATATACAAGATTACAAACAAAAAATTGTTAAACAACGCAAATTACGCAACAAAACACTAAAAGAAGTGAGAAAATTATTTACTATGGATGATTTTAACCTTATCGAAAAACATCTTGAACCAAATATATCTGCTCCACATCAGGAGCAGATTTTATTAGAGGCAAAACAAATTCCTGAAATCAAAGTGATTGCAGAAAGACCGCTGACAAGACCAATATTTAAATCAAAATATGAACGCTACGAGTGGCATCTTCATCATGGTTGCCACTCGCAGGAGGACAGGAAATGGTTTGAAAAATATAAAAATTCTGATGAATATACACAAATGTATGGGGAGGATTAAAAAATGAAGAAAATATTTGCAAGGACCCAAAATGTTAAAAATTTCATAAATATGATGAATAATCTTCAAAACAGAGCCGAAGGAGTGCCGTGAATGTCTCTTGTTTACGGAGAACCCGGGCTTGGTAAAACTCAGGCACTTTTATGGTGGGCTACTCAAAA from bacterium includes these protein-coding regions:
- a CDS encoding transposase family protein, with the translated sequence MLEKTIDTTKIWLDVKSVAGLKGVTERAVRLALRNSNKYIFKTEDVRGGKTYKICLSSLEAELQTKFLNEYYQALVLEENETVDLDIQPTKEKIIPESMKRIALARLDLLKLWKEYIKGKTNKCKANEEFLQLYNTGEFYKDIFEVLKTTSIGSLYRWKAKLAGTTDWTRLVPDYQFKGSRECRTSLTQDEIQIFMKILLNQNRFSISKATSLTKHILNKRGIEIHARDITYRRYAEHFKKFNYDKWILAREGMKALKDKVESYLVRDASVLDVGSVLIADGKLLNFQVINPFTGKPCRVHLVGFLDWKSGGLVGFEIMLEEDTQCIASALRNAILNLGRIPDIVYQDNGKAFKANFFTGNKDFEELGFNGIYGKLGIKPVYAAPYNARAKVIERFFLEFQEGFEKLLPSYIGSSIENKPAYMKRNEKLHKEIHNGYVPTIQEAIDLINCWLEYKHSLPCPNVKSRTIAEVLATVKKQNINEQELDDLMMAQEIMTIHRNGIRFLKQDYYDDTLYGIRDKAIIKYSLFDLSFIKVYSLKNEFLCRAERITSTHPMAEHLGDISDIQDYKQKIVKQRKLRNKTLKEVRKLFTMDDFNLIEKHLEPNISAPHQEQILLEAKQIPEIKVIAERPLTRPIFKSKYERYEWHLHHGCHSQEDRKWFEKYKNSDEYTQMYGED